In a genomic window of Geoalkalibacter sp.:
- a CDS encoding arsenosugar biosynthesis-associated peroxidase-like protein produces the protein MPTYYDPEDLNLFTSIGKDAPELARKFFDYYGAVFAEGALSAREKALIALAVAHTVQCPYCIDAYTRACLEQGSDLEEMTEALHVAGAIRGGATLVHGVQMRKIAEKLSL, from the coding sequence ATGCCGACCTATTACGACCCCGAGGACCTGAACCTTTTCACCAGCATCGGCAAGGACGCACCCGAACTCGCGCGCAAGTTCTTCGATTACTACGGCGCGGTATTTGCCGAAGGGGCGCTGAGCGCGCGGGAAAAAGCGCTCATCGCCCTCGCCGTCGCCCACACCGTGCAGTGCCCTTATTGCATCGACGCCTACACCCGCGCCTGCCTGGAACAGGGATCGGATCTCGAGGAAATGACCGAGGCCCTGCACGTGGCGGGCGCCATCCGCGGCGGAGCCACGTTGGTCCATGGCGTGCAGATGCGCAAGATCGCCGAGAAACTCAGCCTGTAG
- the arsS gene encoding arsenosugar biosynthesis radical SAM (seleno)protein ArsS (Some members of this family are selenoproteins.): MGDPQPTDLEHFACALRRRGLSLNRGPCRALQINVGLLCDLACRHCHLEAGPGRTEVMSAATMAEVVAFARRGCFELVDITGGAPELVPGIANFLAQLSEVAPKLMLRSNLTALGGPQAEPLLQTCVSRRVALVVSFPALREAQVQSQRGAGVWEKSLAMLRRLNALGYGREGSDLELHLAVNPGGAFLPADQTATEKRYRRELLARWGIVFTRLFTLTNMPLGRFRRWLEQSGNDAAYLRALAQAFNAATLPGLMCREQLSVSWDGHVFDCDFHLAAGISLGETRTHVRDLPEPPAPGTPIAAADHCYACTAGAGFT; this comes from the coding sequence ATGGGCGATCCGCAACCGACGGACCTCGAACATTTCGCCTGCGCCCTGCGGCGCCGGGGCCTGAGCCTCAACCGCGGTCCGTGCCGCGCCCTGCAGATCAACGTCGGCCTGCTCTGCGATCTGGCCTGCCGCCACTGCCATCTGGAAGCCGGTCCAGGGCGCACGGAGGTGATGAGCGCCGCGACCATGGCCGAGGTGGTCGCCTTTGCCCGGCGCGGGTGCTTTGAACTGGTGGACATTACCGGCGGCGCACCGGAACTGGTGCCCGGCATCGCAAACTTCCTCGCGCAACTGTCCGAGGTCGCGCCCAAACTCATGCTGCGCTCCAACCTGACCGCCCTCGGCGGCCCCCAGGCTGAGCCCCTGCTGCAAACCTGCGTCAGCCGTCGCGTCGCCCTGGTGGTGTCGTTTCCCGCCCTGCGCGAAGCGCAGGTCCAGAGCCAGCGCGGCGCGGGCGTCTGGGAGAAAAGCCTGGCCATGCTGCGCCGCCTCAATGCCCTGGGCTATGGCCGCGAGGGTTCGGATCTCGAACTCCATCTGGCGGTCAACCCCGGCGGCGCCTTTCTCCCCGCGGATCAGACGGCCACGGAGAAGCGCTACCGGCGCGAACTGCTCGCCCGTTGGGGCATTGTCTTCACCCGGCTCTTCACCCTGACCAACATGCCCCTTGGACGTTTCCGCCGCTGGCTGGAGCAGTCGGGCAATGACGCGGCCTACCTGCGCGCACTGGCGCAGGCCTTCAATGCGGCGACCCTCCCCGGCCTCATGTGCCGCGAGCAGCTCAGCGTCTCCTGGGACGGCCATGTTTTCGACTGCGATTTTCATTTGGCCGCCGGCATCAGCCTGGGCGAAACCCGCACCCATGTGCGCGATCTGCCGGAGCCGCCCGCGCCGGGCACGCCCATCGCCGCCGCCGATCACTGCTATGCCTGCACCGCCGGCGCGGGCTTTACCTGA
- a CDS encoding FAD-dependent oxidoreductase, protein MFGNGKKLWIVLALALVVVLFFSLGLHHYLTLAELKSRQAAFQQYYAAHRALSLGLYFALYVLVTALSLPGAAVMTLAGAALFGFWPALLLVSFASSIGATLAFLISRFLLRDWVQSRFGERLQALNAGIRTEGGFYLFTLRLVPIFPFFVINLLMGLTPMRTRTYYWVSQIGMLPGTAVYVNAGTQLGQIERLGGILSPGLLLSFALLGTFPLLARKAVEVVRQRRALKDFPRPKRFDYNLVVLGAGAAGLVSAYIATAVKARVALIEKDQMGGDCLHTGCVPSKALIRSARMLAYSRRAEEFGLRGGAAAVDFARVMERVREVVKKVEPHDSVERYTALGVDCIKGAARISSPYAVEVAGRTLTTRSIIVATGAEPIVPSIPGLDQVDYLTSTSLWQLRDLPQRLLVLGGGPIGCELTQAFARFGSEVTQVDMAPRLLMREDPEVAAFLRTRFESEGVRVLTNHAAKEVRVEEGENILMCEHQGQTVAVPFDAILVAVGRRARTTGFGLEELGVRLSEGGTLDADPFLRTNFPNIFCAGDVAGSYQFTHIAAHQAWYAAINALFGDFRKFRADDRLIPWCTFTDPEVARVGLSESEARQRNIPHEVTRFALAELDRAIAEGEEHGWVKILTPPGKDQILGVTIVGHHAGDLLAEYILAMKHGLGLNKIFATIHPYPTLAEANKLAAGEWKKAHAPKKLLKWVEKYHAWRRG, encoded by the coding sequence TTGTTCGGCAACGGCAAAAAACTCTGGATCGTCCTGGCCCTGGCGCTTGTGGTCGTGCTGTTTTTCAGCCTCGGCCTGCATCACTACCTCACCCTGGCCGAACTCAAGAGCCGCCAGGCGGCCTTTCAGCAGTACTACGCCGCCCATCGCGCCCTGTCCCTGGGGCTGTATTTCGCCCTCTACGTGCTGGTCACCGCCCTGTCCCTGCCCGGCGCGGCGGTCATGACCCTGGCCGGCGCCGCCCTGTTCGGCTTTTGGCCGGCCTTGCTCCTGGTCTCCTTCGCAAGCAGCATCGGCGCGACCCTGGCGTTTCTTATCAGCCGCTTTCTGCTGCGCGACTGGGTGCAGAGTCGCTTTGGCGAGCGGCTCCAGGCCCTCAACGCGGGCATCCGCACCGAGGGCGGTTTCTATCTGTTCACCCTGCGCCTGGTGCCGATTTTTCCCTTTTTCGTCATCAATCTGCTCATGGGCCTCACCCCCATGCGCACCCGCACCTATTACTGGGTCAGCCAGATCGGCATGCTGCCGGGCACGGCGGTCTACGTCAACGCCGGCACCCAGCTCGGGCAGATCGAACGCCTCGGCGGCATTCTCTCGCCCGGCCTGCTGCTGTCCTTCGCCCTGCTCGGCACTTTTCCCCTGCTCGCCCGCAAGGCCGTGGAGGTCGTGCGTCAGCGGCGCGCCCTCAAGGATTTTCCCCGGCCGAAGAGGTTTGATTACAACCTGGTGGTGCTCGGAGCCGGCGCGGCCGGACTGGTGAGCGCCTACATCGCGACGGCGGTCAAGGCCAGGGTGGCCCTCATCGAAAAGGACCAGATGGGCGGCGACTGCCTCCATACGGGCTGCGTGCCGAGCAAGGCCCTGATCCGCTCGGCCAGGATGCTGGCCTACAGCCGCCGCGCCGAGGAGTTCGGCCTGCGCGGCGGCGCGGCCGCCGTGGATTTCGCCCGGGTGATGGAACGGGTGCGCGAGGTGGTGAAAAAGGTCGAACCGCACGATTCGGTGGAGCGCTACACGGCGCTTGGCGTGGACTGCATTAAGGGCGCGGCGCGCATCAGCTCGCCCTACGCCGTCGAGGTGGCGGGACGCACCCTGACCACGCGCAGCATCATCGTCGCCACGGGCGCCGAACCGATCGTGCCGTCCATCCCGGGCCTCGATCAGGTGGACTATCTGACCTCCACCAGCCTCTGGCAATTGCGCGACTTGCCGCAGCGCTTGCTGGTGCTCGGCGGCGGCCCCATCGGCTGCGAGCTGACCCAGGCTTTTGCGCGCTTCGGGTCTGAGGTGACGCAGGTGGACATGGCGCCACGGCTTCTCATGCGCGAGGATCCGGAGGTCGCCGCGTTTCTGCGCACGCGTTTCGAATCCGAAGGCGTGCGCGTGCTCACCAACCACGCCGCCAAGGAAGTGAGAGTCGAGGAGGGGGAGAACATCCTGATGTGCGAGCATCAGGGACAAACAGTCGCGGTACCTTTCGACGCCATCCTGGTTGCCGTGGGTCGACGCGCCCGCACCACGGGATTCGGTCTGGAGGAGCTCGGCGTGCGCCTGAGCGAGGGCGGCACCCTCGATGCCGATCCCTTTCTGCGCACCAATTTTCCCAACATCTTCTGCGCGGGCGATGTGGCCGGTTCCTACCAGTTCACCCACATCGCCGCCCATCAGGCCTGGTACGCGGCAATCAACGCCCTGTTCGGCGACTTCAGGAAATTCCGTGCCGATGATCGCCTCATTCCCTGGTGCACCTTCACCGACCCGGAAGTAGCCCGCGTCGGTCTCAGCGAAAGCGAGGCGCGGCAGCGCAACATCCCTCACGAAGTGACGCGCTTCGCTCTGGCGGAGCTTGATCGCGCCATCGCCGAGGGCGAGGAGCACGGCTGGGTGAAAATCCTCACGCCGCCCGGCAAGGACCAAATCCTCGGCGTCACCATCGTCGGTCACCATGCCGGCGACCTGCTCGCCGAATACATCCTGGCCATGAAACACGGCCTGGGCCTCAACAAAATTTTCGCCACCATCCACCCCTACCCGACCCTCGCCGAAGCCAACAAGCTGGCCGCCGGAGAATGGAAAAAGGCCCATGCGCCGAAGAAACTGCTCAAATGGGTGGAGAAGTACCACGCCTGGCGGCGCGGATGA
- a CDS encoding substrate-binding domain-containing protein, with translation MSKENFIITNSVRRLREERGWSQQELAERAGLSRTGVSAIEAGRLIPSTAAALALAAAFGCRVEDIFALGDSSQGQWAWPPPKQPCRYWRALIGGSSLLYPVEPTPLGTVPHDGIFRDGRCADHPFADPVRTLVLACCDPAVGLLAAEYARQTPFRMLALSRSSRAGLELLAAGLVHAAGLHLAGEAHPEGNLKAAREVVGEPFRLLRVADWQEGLALAPGLAAAGVDHALRADLRWIGREPGSGARQMFDELTEGRLKPAYLARDHRGVVQAIGSGFAQAGISVRLVCEEEAVDFLGIRETAYDLCLPAHLAEDPRLRALIEVVRSPSYRKLLAELPGYGVQATGALR, from the coding sequence ATGTCAAAAGAAAATTTCATCATAACCAATTCCGTGCGGCGCCTGCGCGAGGAGCGCGGCTGGTCGCAGCAGGAACTCGCCGAGCGGGCCGGGCTGTCGCGCACCGGCGTGAGCGCCATCGAGGCGGGACGCCTGATTCCCTCCACCGCCGCCGCCCTGGCCCTGGCCGCCGCCTTCGGCTGCCGCGTGGAGGACATCTTCGCCCTCGGCGATTCCAGTCAGGGCCAGTGGGCCTGGCCGCCGCCCAAGCAGCCCTGCCGGTACTGGCGGGCGCTGATCGGCGGGAGCTCCCTACTCTATCCGGTGGAGCCCACCCCGCTCGGCACCGTTCCCCACGACGGCATCTTCCGCGACGGCCGCTGCGCGGATCACCCCTTCGCCGATCCCGTGCGCACGCTGGTGCTGGCCTGCTGCGATCCCGCCGTCGGCCTGCTGGCCGCCGAATACGCCCGGCAGACGCCCTTTCGCATGCTCGCCTTGTCCCGTTCCAGTCGCGCCGGGCTGGAACTGCTCGCCGCCGGCCTGGTCCACGCCGCCGGTCTGCACCTGGCGGGCGAGGCTCATCCCGAGGGCAATCTCAAGGCCGCGAGAGAGGTGGTCGGCGAGCCCTTTCGGCTGCTGCGCGTGGCCGATTGGCAGGAGGGGCTGGCGCTCGCCCCCGGTCTCGCCGCCGCCGGGGTCGATCACGCATTGCGCGCCGATTTGCGCTGGATCGGCCGGGAGCCGGGCTCCGGCGCCCGGCAGATGTTCGACGAGCTCACCGAGGGACGCCTCAAGCCCGCCTACCTCGCTCGCGACCATCGCGGCGTCGTCCAGGCCATCGGCAGCGGCTTCGCCCAGGCCGGCATCTCGGTGCGGCTGGTGTGCGAGGAGGAGGCCGTCGATTTCCTCGGTATTCGCGAAACGGCCTACGATCTCTGCCTGCCCGCGCATCTGGCCGAGGACCCCCGGCTGCGGGCGCTCATCGAGGTGGTTCGTTCTCCCTCCTACCGCAAGCTGCTGGCGGAGCTTCCCGGCTACGGCGTGCAGGCGACGGGCGCGTTGCGATGA